In Ignavibacteriales bacterium, the genomic window TTATCCTGTGGAAAACTTTCTATTCCATTGTGTGTTAGTTTCAATTTAGTCTGTTTACTAATTGGATATAACTCAAAGGATACAAATGAATCGCCGGGGTAGTCTTGGTACTTCCAGTTATATGTTATTCTTTTCTCGGGCTCAACTTCAGTTACTTTCCATAAGTGCCAATAATAAATATTGCCATTCCGAACATTAAATTTAGTTTCAAACCCTACTTCAGCTTTAAATGATTCAATAGTATCGAAGTACCATTGTTTCATTTGGTTATGGTTTGTAAGTGCATTCCAAACTTCTATAATAGGAGCATTATAAACTTGTTCTACAATAATTGGATTATTATTTATCATTATATATTTCCTTTTGTTTTTGAATTATACTTCAAGTATCCTACAAATCTTTTCTTTACCATAACGACAATGTTTGTTTAACCTTCAACAAAATCTAAGAAGTATTGAGCTTTGTTTTATTATAAATATATTGTCGATAAATTAAAAGTCAAGGGTGTAATTACGGCAATATAAGGGGTTGACTGCGACAACAATTTTATTTACAATTATATAAACAACACGTTAACAATAATTGAAGGTATATATGAAACATGTTTCAATTCTAATTCCCATTGGACATACAAGCTTAGTAAATATTGAAGGAACCCACCAGATACTTTCAGAAGTAAACGGGTTGTTTACACAAATGGGAAAACCTCCACTGTTTACTGTGCAGTTGGTAGGACTAACAAAAGAAACCACACAAACAAACGGATTATTTACTGTAAATCCTGATGCATTAATCGAAGATGTAACCAAGACTGACTTGATAATTATTCCTGCGATACATGGTGATAGACAAAAAGCACTTGAGCTAAACAAAAAATTTATTCCCTGGATAATAAATCATTATAAAAGTGGTACTGAGGTTGCAAGTTTTTGTATTGGTTCTTTTTTCCTCGCGGCTACTGGTTTGTTAAAAGGTAAGCAATGTACAACACATTGGAGATTTACAAATGAATTCAGGAATATGTTTCCTGATGTTAATCTGCTAGATGATAAAATAATGACTGAAGAGAATGGAATTTATACTAGCGGCGGTGCATATTCTTATTTGAACCTGCTATTGTACCTGATAGAAAAACATGCCGGCAGGGATATAGCAATTTTAATTTCAAAAGCTTTTATGATAGATATTGATAGGAAAAGCCAATCACCTTTTATTATTTTCGCAGGACAGAAAGATCATGAAGATGAGCTGGTAAAAAAAGCACAAGAATTTATTGAAAGCAATTTCCAAAATAAAATTACTGTTGATCAGCTGCATCAATGCTTGCTTTGAGCAGGAGAAATCTTGAGCGCAGGTTTAAGAAAGCGACCTCAAATACTCTGATTGAATACTTGCAACGTGTAAAAATAGAAGCTGCAAAGTACAGCCTGGAATCATCGCGTGAAAATGTGAATGAAGTGATGTATAAAGTAGGTTATTCAGACACAAAAGCATTCCGGACCACATTTAAAAAAATTACTGGATTATCACCGGTTCAATACCGTAAAAAATATAACCACGAAGCTTTATACACAAGTGAATAATATTTAGGAATGTAATTGAGGAATATATTTAGATGAAATGGAAATTTATTAAAAACTTATTGTGCGAAAATCTACTACAAAAAGTATTTACATTCTTCAGTTCAACAAATTTCTAAATTCTGACTTCTGTTTTCTGAATTCTATCTTCTTATTTATTTCACCAATACCTTCATCATTTCTAAGGCAACAAATTTATTTCCATCTGCGCTTAAATGTACACCATCGTAAGTAAGTATTCCTTCATGAAGCTGCTTTGGATTGTGAATTACTTCGTATTGAATAAATTCTTCTCTAAGATCGCATAAAG contains:
- a CDS encoding SRPBCC domain-containing protein, whose translation is MINNNPIIVEQVYNAPIIEVWNALTNHNQMKQWYFDTIESFKAEVGFETKFNVRNGNIYYWHLWKVTEVEPEKRITYNWKYQDYPGDSFVSFELYPISKQTKLKLTHNGIESFPQDNPDFTRESCMNGWSFLIGNRLKEFLEK
- a CDS encoding DJ-1/PfpI family protein; its protein translation is MKHVSILIPIGHTSLVNIEGTHQILSEVNGLFTQMGKPPLFTVQLVGLTKETTQTNGLFTVNPDALIEDVTKTDLIIIPAIHGDRQKALELNKKFIPWIINHYKSGTEVASFCIGSFFLAATGLLKGKQCTTHWRFTNEFRNMFPDVNLLDDKIMTEENGIYTSGGAYSYLNLLLYLIEKHAGRDIAILISKAFMIDIDRKSQSPFIIFAGQKDHEDELVKKAQEFIESNFQNKITVDQLHQCLL
- a CDS encoding helix-turn-helix domain-containing protein, with protein sequence MLALSRRNLERRFKKATSNTLIEYLQRVKIEAAKYSLESSRENVNEVMYKVGYSDTKAFRTTFKKITGLSPVQYRKKYNHEALYTSE